Proteins from one Mercurialis annua linkage group LG7, ddMerAnnu1.2, whole genome shotgun sequence genomic window:
- the LOC126656594 gene encoding uncharacterized protein LOC126656594, whose translation MNFNMHNMEKTTTELHGMLQTAEKNIKNEIKDVLMVNKGKGMKRSGKGKGKAFKKSKPKSKPKTKDEPKAKPPKEGTCFFCKDPGHWKRNCKKYLDDLKKNKGSETTTSGSQKE comes from the exons atgaacttcaatatgcataatatggagaagaccaccacagagttgcatgggatgcttcaaactgctgaaaagaacatcaagaatgagattaaggatgttcttatggtcaacaagggaaagggtatgaaaaggtctggtaagggcaagggaaaggctttcaagaagtctaaacccaagtccaagcccaagaccaaggatgaacccaaagcaaaaccgccaaaggaaggaacttgctttttctgcaaggatcctggacattggaaaaggaattgcaagaaatatctggatgatctgaagaagaacaagggtagtgagactaccacttcag ggtctcaaaaggagtag